In Nymphalis io chromosome 11, ilAglIoxx1.1, whole genome shotgun sequence, one genomic interval encodes:
- the LOC126771715 gene encoding pericentrin-like isoform X3, whose amino-acid sequence MPDNNLHSDLNRVLLSDPDAELSSWPLELVALRDRIYAEKPQDNELPSVRDELSPGEADKRRQRRNNSFDQNRQLEEVTKERDGLKRVAVTLQRAVTQLVAYCASAEDELNKTVLAHLLGQLAVQDQTLDLDSRPSSPNLTDLNSSLVSRTKHVHFAPDLDSILVSLDEEGVVGFLQQQRDLSVDIKRELEHSLKRLRDEAHELLELSARCATGRGRQESNMLESSSVQITELVQEIDNNTKTCENCELQKKVLQEALSEGCEREAALRAERDGAALRLAQLLAERGPSDVIAEGYGTGAGTLAGGCRSLDDGSSPRSQLARLAHDLDLALRDRDDLQQQLEAANRQLRATRQFVEEQAGEREAERDEFAARLRALRDDNQRLAARLLAGARVLAEIRCLRLPHCNCREHDAHVEQLEAQARDMNQMITDLETRKAEADEKVKATEEKVSLLRDIIANLEGQLEQKTTREAEVGEQLERMRRTIDERDHNVRTLLHELDSLRSERRDGSPPACARCGRDREQYAELLAAVGEQARLLEERLAQRARRLERAYERAGAGAAGAAGDAAGADGASEDVSLSERRAAGAGGADGAGGLRGAWERLQAVERAEDAALKRIADLEMQRAALADVAQEVRAERDVLQSRMSEQALRISSLSARLQRQRNDAEALAHTAASDLSVQLHDAHAEVQRLKEELESKDKQLMRLKQNSVERDKGGEKQSVYGNSCNPKDKVIILERELSNAQSKIAQLEGVVASLEMDKEKLKSTVKEYERALAEKEEQFNDIMALKLEDEQNQRSEVIEAKTSARTLSDIVSISEFDEQDLQMRRAELRAHNMSLHGTECKDKTNMNKTLPPEVQRPYMSSLNADYVDHFDATNFTPRADSLPIHLTSTQIKDAYKRNANETTLFGMIEKLGENVKHSTAQNIPDNCSMYPNRDISDSKNVSVEPKKINFSLETSDNKVHEDEFTSLRELGITLDLKQENFPDILTQLKHEIKKSRRELEACKSDLKNAEEQLCEFPALKEEVEELKGLLENTMATMENDKKFYENQLENFSSNKKLLEQRLAELTQEVGEKANDLHLLKEDILRRENMILELAKEKRNLTNKITDLETRITELQTTNANIDKYESENKQLREKINELQKLEQLVSEKNQQIDSLNQHLDRLDDLQRRLNDKNEEMENLKEALQEKSNELFQMQDSVKSLNSDIAKVIEENDQLSYDNKDLKLKLSKLEKEQENASMKLQNSESELERVNSLNNDLTSRIEELKLLNDKLKDKETEIEILHEDINSYHNEIAALKEQLKMVSRSPSPGTKSEEKKSPDRQASNDKKQLVKIKKQITLLQHELDFHKKELNDKAFELAKAKLDLTEVRTNMSQVTKQLSDEHTENTELQRRTHALQQQLEQLTAEKQQLSQQLEVVIARMREESNVSELKEKLREKAERCQQLEAELGNMRDIFDRSRRARSPTAELERALRDQLDYSRALDERLVDQILSASSDEPEDIPRLALNTSNCSTSSIQSSSSERLHRLRSENEKLEMQVNNLQCRLQDKDALIAELNRVRDKLSQESQSAQLRLEAERDNSARLALLLDAQKDTADTLHNQDSSMIEMLKRRLEGAMKSELEVQEREQELLQRLHRLERTQPQAESSDQLKQDEETLSRLRGEVSLLRSQLSLERRRNDELQSAAAAARAQAQRDRDARARAAADAHARLADLRRLKHETGVELVRTKEVLHSQSATIAQLEKKLASVNKHRSTNTFTEIENEKSELAREMATLRRCLTAESPELLQLRAEKQRLQEQLEQLRGELDARNNLTGDEKEQAIRYLHGRWIRLESCRKALVWQKRYLQRVVAGYAEMERRLRLPAAPSPHSRGLRRFKCAVWALVAARRMAFLVRRREHARALAAGALLRAPPDAHRGTPSPWTPSRESAGGSAARRSLLRTRPLKTSCSPAVPESLQRLQFGVNLLHDEHLMLSSPRGDPSYQHKLGAVSRRLSCAARDTTRDTTRDTP is encoded by the exons TTGCCGAGTGTCCGCGACGAGCTGTCGCCCGGCGAGGCGGACAAACGGAGGCAGAGGCGAAACAACAGCTTTGATCAGAATAGACAACTGGAAGAGGTCACTAAAGAAAG GGACGGTCTGAAGCGCGTGGCCGTGACGCTGCAACGCGCCGTCACGCAACTGGTCGCGTACTGCGCCAGCGCAGAGGACGAGCTCAACAAGACTGTGCTGGCGCATCTGCTGGGACAACTCGCTGTACAGGACCA AACATTGGACTTAGACTCTCGCCCGTCATCTCCGAACTTAACGGATCTGAATTCGAGTCTTGTCTCACGTACTAAGCACGTCCACTTCGCGCCGGATTTGGACTCCATTCTCGTGTCTCTGGACGAGGAGGGCGTCGTCGGTTTCCTGCAACAGCAGAGGGACCTCAGCGTGGACATTAAGAGGGAACTGGAGCACTCGCTGAAGAGGTTGAGGGATGAGGCACACGAGCTCCTCGAGCTGTCCGCTCGATGCGCTACTGGCA GAGGTCGGCAAGAATCAAACATGCTGGAGTCGAGCTCGGTACAGATCACGGAGCTCGTACAAGAGATAGACAACAACACGAAAACATGCGAAAACTGCGAGCTACAGAAAAAG GTCCTGCAGGAGGCGCTGTCGGAGGGCTGCGAGCGCGAGGCCGCGCTACGCGCCGAGCGGGACGGCGCCGCGCTGCGCCTGGCGCAGCTGCTGGCCGAGCGCGGGCCCTCCGACGTCATCGCCGAGGG GTACGGCACGGGTGCCGGTACGCTGGCGGGCGGGTGCCGCTCGCTGGACGACGGCAGCTCGCCGCGCTCGCAGCTGGCGCGCCTGGCGCACGACCTGGACCTGGCGCTGCGCGACCGCGACGACCTGCAGCAGCAG CTGGAGGCGGCCAACCGGCAGCTGCGCGCCACGCGGCAGTTCGTGGAGGAGCAGGCGGGCGAGCGCGAGGCCGAGCGCGACGAGTTCGCGGCGCGGCTGCGCGCGCTGCGCGACGACAACCAGCGCCTCGCCGCGCGCCTGCTGGCCGGCGCGCGCGTGCTCGCCGAG ATCCGCTGTTTGCGCCTTCCGCATTGCAACTGTCGAGAGCACGATGCACAT GTGGAGCAGCTGGAGGCTCAAGCGCGCGACATGAATCAGATGATCACGGACCTGGAGACGCGAAAGGCGGAGGCCGACGAGAAAGTCAAAGCGACCGAAGAGAAGGTATCCCTCCTCCGAGACATCATCGCCAACCTCGAGGGCCAGCTCGAGCAGAAGACGACGCGCGAGGCCGAGGTGGGCGAGCAGCTCGAGCGGATGCGCCGCACCATCGACGAGAGGGACCACAACGTGCGCACGCTGCTCCACGAGCTCGACTCGCTGCGCAGCGAGCGGCGCGACGGCTCGCCGCCCGCCTGCGCGCGCTGCGGCCGCGACCGCGAGCAGTACGCCGAGCTGCTCGCCGCCGTCGGCGAGCAGGCGCGCCTGCTGGAGGAGCGCCTGGcgcagcgcgcgcgccgcctGGAGCGCGCGTACGAGCGGGCGGGCGCGGGGGCGGCGGGGGCGGCGGGGGACGCGGCGGGCGCGGACGGCGCGTCGGAGGACGTGTCGCTGAGCGAgcggcgggcggcgggcgcgggcggcgcggacGGCGCGGGCGGGCTGCGCGGCGCGTGGGAGCGCCTGCAGGCCGTGGAGCGCGCCGAGGACGCGGCGCTCAAGCGCATCGCCGACCTGGAGATGCAGCGCGCCGCGCTGGCCGACGTGGCGCAG GAGGTGCGCGCGGAGCGGGACGTGCTGCAGTCGCGCATGTCGGAGCAGGCGCTGCGCATCTCGTCGCTGTCGGCGCGCCTGCAGCGGCAGCGCAACGACGCGGAGGCGCTGGCGCACACCGCCGCCAGCGACCTGTCCGTGCAGCTGCACGACGCGCACGCAGAG GTTCAACGATTAAAGGAAGAATTGGAATCAAAGGACAAACAACTGATGCGATTGAAACAAAACTCTGTGGAGAGAGACAAGGGTGGCGAGAAGCAATCGGTCTACGGAAATTCAT GTAACCCGAAGGATAAAGTGATTATACTAGAGCGGGAACTATCAAATGCTCAGTCCAAAATTGCCCAGCTCGAAGGTGTTGTGGCAAGTCTGGAGATGGACAAGGAAAAGCTGAAGTCCACAGTCAAAGAGTACGAAAGAGCACTGGCCGAAAAAGAGGAGCAGTTCAACGACATTATGG CGCTTAAACTTGAAGATGAGCAGAACCAAAGGAGTGAAGTTATAGAGGCTAAGACATCAGCTCGCACGCTTAGCGACATCGTCTCCATATCGGAGTTCGACGAGCAAGACTTACAGATGCGGCGAGCGGAACTGAGAGCTCACAATATGAGTTTACATGGAACTGAATGcaaagataaaacaaatatgaataaaacacTACCGCCCGAAGTTCAAAGACCTTATATGAGTTCGCTTAATGCGGACTATGTTGATCATTTTGATGCGACAAATTTCACACCACGCGCTGATTCTCTCCCGATACATCTAACATCGACGCAGATTAAAGACGCCTACAAAAGAAATGCCAATGAGACAACCCTATTCGGTATGATCGAAAAATTGGGCGAAAATGTGAAACACTCTACAGCCCAAAACATACCGGACAATTGCTCAATGTATCCAAACAGAGATATAAGTGACAGTAAAAACGTTAGCGTCGAACCGAAAAAGATCAACTTTTCCTTAGAGACTTCTGATAATAAAGTTCACGAAGATGAATTCACATCACTACGAGAGCTGGGCATTACGTTGGATCTCAAGCAAGAGAATTTCCCTGATATATTGACGCAATTaaaacatgaaattaaaaaatctagaCGTGAACTAGAAGCTTGCAAGTCTGATTTAAAAAATGCTGAAGAACAACTATGCGAGTTTCCAGCCTTGAAGGAAGAAGTAGAGGAATTAAAAGGTCTATTAGAAAACACAATGGCGACTATGGAGAACGATAAAAAATTCTACGAAAACCAATTAGAGAATTTCTCTTCAAACAAAAAACTTCTTGAGCAAAGACTTGCGGAACTAACACAGGAAGTCGGCGAGAAAGCAAATGATCTGCATTTACTTAAAGAGGACATCTTGCGAAGAGAGAATATGATTCTCGAACTCGCAAAAGAGAAAAGAAAtcttacaaacaaaataacagATTTAGAAACAAGAATAACCGAGCTTCAGACCACAAACGCTAACATAGACAAATACGAATCTGAAAACAAGCAGTTACGGGAAAAAATAAACGAGTTACAGAAACTGGAACAATTAGTGTCCGAAAAGAATCAACAGATAGACAGTCTCAATCAGCATTTGGACCGATTGGACGACTTGCAGAGACGCCTGAACGATAAGAACGAAGAAATGGAGAACTTAAAGGAAGCATTGCAAGAGAAATCCAATGAACTATTCCAAATGCAAGACTCTGTCAAAAGTTTGAACAGTGACATCGCTAAAGTGATAGAAGAGAACGACCAACTTAGCTACGATAATAAGGACCTCAAATTGAAATTAAGCAAGCTCGAAAAAGAACAAGAGAACGCTTCGATGAAATTACAGAATAGTGAGAGTGAGTTAGAAAGAGTGAACTCTTTAAACAACGACCTGACATCAAGAATAGAAGAACTAAAATTACTGAATGACAAGCTCAAAGACAAGGAAACCGAAATAGAAATCCTTCACGAGGATATCAATTCGTATCACAACGAAATAGCCGCATTGAAGGAGCAACTTAAGATGGTGTCCCGGAGTCCCTCACCAGGGACCAAGAGCGAGGAGAAGAAATCGCCGGACAGACAAGCGAGTAACGACAAGAAGCAGCTGGTAAAGATTAAGAAACAGATAACGTTACTGCAGCACGAACTAGACTTTCATAAGAAGGAATTAAATGACAAG GCCTTCGAACTAGCAAAGGCGAAATTGGACTTAACAGAGGTAAGGACGAACATGAGTCAAGTCACGAAGCAGCTGTCGGACGAACACACGGAGAACACGGAACTGCAGCGTCGAACGCATGCCTTGCAACAGCAGCTGGAACAGCTCACGGCGGAAAAGCAGCAACTCAGCCAGCAATTGGAGGTGGTCATAGCTAG aatgcGCGAGGAATCTAACGTAAGCGAATTGAAAGAGAAACTGCGCGAGAAGGCGGAGCGGTGTCAGCAGCTCGAAGCGGAGCTCGGGAACATGAGAGATATCTTCGATAG GAGTCGTCGCGCGCGCTCCCCCACGGCCGAGCTGGAGCGCGCGCTGCGCGACCAGCTCGACTACTCGCGCGCGCTGGACGAGCGCCTCGTGGACCAG ATATTATCAGCGAGCAGCGATGAACCGGAAGACATACCCCGACTCGCTTTAAATACCTCCAA TTGCTCAACGAGTTCGATCCAGTCGTCATCATCGGAGCGCCTACACAGATTGCGAAGTGAAAACGAGAAGCTGGAGATGCAGGTCAACAACTTGCAGTGTCGCCTGCAAGACAAGGACGCGCTCATCGCTGAACTCAACAG GGTGCGCGACAAGCTGTCGCAGGAGAGCCAGTCGGCGCAGCTGCGGCTGGAGGCCGAGCGGGACAACTCCGCGCGCCTCGCGCTGCTGCTCGACGCGCAGAAGGACACCGCCGACACGCTGCAC AACCAGGATTCGAGCATGATCGAGATGCTTAAGCGACGATTAGAGGGTGCGATGAAATCTGAGCTGGAGGTACAGGAGCGAGAGCAGGAACTGCTGCAACGTCTGCATCGATTAGAGCGCACTCAGCCGCAAGCGGAGTCCTCGGACCAGTTGAAACAGGAC GAGGAGACGCTGTCGCGGCTGCGCGGCGAGGTGTCCCTGCTGCGCAGCCAGCTGTCGCTGGAGCGGCGCCGCAACGACGAGCTGCAgagcgccgccgccgccgcgcgcgcgcaGGCGCAGCGCGACCGCGACgcacgcgcgcgcgccgccgccgacgCGCACGCGCGCCTCGCCGACCTGCGCAG ATTAAAACACGAAACCGGCGTTGAGTTGGTGCGGACGAAGGAGGTGCTCCACTCGCAGAGCGCGACCATCGCGCAGTTAGAGAAAAAACTGGCTTCGGTGAACAAACACCGCAGTACCAATACGTTT acGGAAATCGAAAACGAAAAGAGTGAATTAGCGCGCGAGATGGCAACGCTCCGTCGCTGTCTCACCGCGGAGAGCCCCGAGCTGCTGCAGCTGCGAGCGGAGAAGCAACGCCTGCAGGAGCAACTGGAGCAGCTCCGGGGCGAGCTGGATGCCAGGAACAACCTCACCGGCGACGAGAAGGAACAGGCC atcCGCTACCTGCACGGTCGGTGGATTCGCCTGGAGAGCTGTCGCAAGGCGCTGGTGTGGCAGAAGCGTTACCTGCAGCGCGTGGTGGCGGGCTACGCCGAGATGGAGCGCCGCCTGCGCCTGCCGGCCGCGCCCTCGCCGCACAGCCGCGGCCTGCGCCGGTTCAA GTGCGCGGTGTGGGCGCTGGTGGCGGCGCGGCGCATGGCGTTCCTGGTGCGGCGCCGCGAGCACGCGCGCGCGCTGGCGGCCGGCGCGCTGCTGCGGGCGCCGCCCGACGCGCACAGGGG CACGCCGAGCCCGTGGACCCCGAGCCGCGAGTCCGCGGGCGGCAGTGCGGCGCGCCGCTCGCTGCTGCGCACGCGACCGCTGAAGACGTCGTGCTCGCCCGCAG TGCCCGAATCGTTACAACGTTTGCAGTTCGGTGTTAACTTGCTGCATGACGAGCATCTCATGTTGAG TTCCCCGCGTGGAGACCCCTCCTATCAGCACAAGCTGGGCGCCGTCAGCCGCCGCCTCTCTTGCGCAGCGCGGGACACGACGCGGGACACGACGCGGGACACGCCCTGA